A region from the Brassica napus cultivar Da-Ae chromosome C8, Da-Ae, whole genome shotgun sequence genome encodes:
- the LOC106423749 gene encoding uncharacterized protein LOC106423749 produces MNDRKTLLQREIEEENRARNQITVSPTKSQIVVTNANAASTGPSEVAFNVCCLCVYCPLCVLWCCIKQPCTIGWRAILKARGQLSRCTSCGRSYSRRVKAADYSSFSDIDSDDVSCKAHNCSKRNGRL; encoded by the coding sequence ATGAACGACCGCAAAACCCTACTCCAAAGAGAAATAGAAGAAGAGAATCGGGCAAGGAATCAGATCACCGTTTCGCCTACAAAGTCTCAAATCGTAGTCACAAACGCAAACGCAGCTTCAACTGGTCCGTCAGAGGTCGCTTTTAACGTTTGCTGCTTATGTGTCTATTGTCCTCTTTGCGTTCTGTGGTGCTGCATCAAGCAGCCTTGTACAATCGGATGGCGAGCCATCCTAAAGGCTAGAGGCCAGTTAAGCCGCTGCACCAGCTGTGGCAGAAGCTATAGTAGGAGGGTTAAAGCCGCAGATTATTCATCGTTTTCGGATATTGATTCAGATGATGTGAGTTGCAAAGCACATAATTGCTCAAAACGAAACGGCCGATTATAA